A genomic window from Geotrypetes seraphini chromosome 18, aGeoSer1.1, whole genome shotgun sequence includes:
- the PCBD2 gene encoding pterin-4-alpha-carbinolamine dehydratase 2 isoform X3, translating into MTRVALQAEKMNHHPEWFNVYNKVQITLTTHDCGGLTKKDVKLAQFIDKAAASVL; encoded by the exons ATGACCCGAGTGGCTCTGCAAGCAGAAAAAATGAATCATCATCCGGAATGGTTTAATGTGTATAACAAG GTTCAGATAACGCTCACCACACATGACTGTGGCGGATTGACCAAAAAAGATGTGAAACTGGCTCAATTTATTGACAAAGCTGCTGCCTCTGTGTTATAG